A region of Massilia sp. WG5 DNA encodes the following proteins:
- a CDS encoding PAS domain-containing sensor histidine kinase, which translates to MDTILPCTDALFEQAACGLLLTDADGLILRANATVRAWLGYEEAELAGKLRMPELLPMGARLFHHTHCLPLLQDKGAVAEIQLDLRDRRERRLPVLVNIVRTRQADQVIDQWALFQSADRHAYECELLAARRTAEAALAAHQRAEARLQFLNDQLSAADRRKDEFLATLSHELRNPLAPMRNALDILQLGGRHAADERLLQAFDRQLRHLTRLVDDLMEVSRITQGRMQLRRGPVELGALAQGVVQDLGTAMRAARHTLRLDLGAAPLLVDGDATRLSQVALNLLTNAIKYTPDGGTIELRLKAVDGFAELRVRDSGIGIPAAALESVFNMFSQLEPALDRAKGGLGIGLALVRGIVELHGGSIHAASAGPGRGSEFTVRLPLLAETPHPGDAHPAGTACRSY; encoded by the coding sequence ATGGACACCATCCTGCCCTGCACCGACGCCCTGTTCGAACAGGCCGCCTGCGGCCTGCTGCTGACCGATGCCGACGGTCTGATCCTGCGCGCGAACGCCACCGTGCGCGCCTGGCTCGGCTATGAAGAAGCCGAACTGGCGGGCAAGCTGCGCATGCCCGAGCTGCTGCCGATGGGCGCGCGCCTGTTCCACCACACTCACTGCCTGCCGCTGCTGCAGGACAAGGGCGCGGTGGCGGAGATCCAGCTCGACCTGCGCGACCGGCGCGAGCGGCGCCTGCCGGTGCTGGTGAACATCGTGCGCACCCGCCAGGCCGACCAGGTGATCGACCAGTGGGCCCTGTTCCAGTCCGCCGACCGCCATGCCTATGAATGCGAACTGCTGGCGGCGCGCCGGACGGCCGAGGCGGCATTGGCCGCGCACCAGCGCGCCGAAGCCCGGCTGCAGTTCCTGAATGACCAGCTGTCGGCGGCCGACCGCCGCAAGGACGAGTTCCTGGCGACCCTGTCGCACGAGCTGCGCAACCCGCTGGCGCCGATGCGCAACGCGCTCGACATCCTGCAGCTCGGCGGTCGCCACGCCGCCGACGAACGCCTGCTGCAGGCCTTCGACCGCCAGCTGCGCCACCTCACCCGCCTGGTCGACGACCTGATGGAAGTCTCGCGCATCACCCAGGGCCGGATGCAGCTGCGCCGCGGGCCGGTCGAGCTGGGAGCGCTCGCGCAGGGCGTGGTCCAGGACCTGGGCACGGCCATGCGCGCCGCGCGCCACACGCTGCGCCTGGACCTCGGCGCGGCGCCGCTGCTGGTCGACGGCGACGCCACCCGGCTGTCGCAGGTCGCTCTCAACCTGCTGACCAACGCCATCAAGTACACGCCGGACGGCGGCACCATCGAGCTGCGCCTGAAAGCCGTCGACGGCTTCGCCGAACTACGCGTGCGCGATTCCGGGATCGGCATCCCGGCCGCCGCGCTGGAGAGCGTCTTCAATATGTTCTCGCAGCTGGAGCCGGCGCTGGACCGGGCCAAGGGCGGCCTCGGGATCGGCCTGGCGCTGGTGCGCGGCATCGTCGAACTGCACGGCGGCAGCATCCATGCCGCCAGCGCGGGACCGGGCCGCGGCAGCGAATTCACCGTGCGCCTGCCGCTGCTGGCGGAGACGCCGCACCCCGGCGACGCGCATCCTGCGGGAACGGCGTGCAGGAGTTATTAG
- the ctaD gene encoding cytochrome c oxidase subunit I encodes MMRPGGELEQLEEVWRTRSGWRFFSSVNNTNIGLLYIGTALLFFLLAGVLALLMRLQLAVPGNTLLSAETYNQVFTMHGTVMMFLFAIPVVEAIAVYLLPNMLGARDLPFPRLSAYAYWAYAFGGLAFFCTLFVGLAPDGGWFMYPPLTGLKYSPGLNADFWLLGIGFIEISAIAGAIELIVGILFTRAPGMTLGRMPVYAWAMLVVGLMIVFAFPAVIAGTALLELERAFDWPFFIAERGGDPLLWQHLFWFFGHPEVYIIFLPAAGMVSTMIPTIAATKLVGRRAIIAALLGVGVFSFGLWAHHMFTAGLGVLEMSFVSAASMAVAVPTAIQVFAWIATLWKGKVQRGAPALFLMGFMFIFVLGGLTGVMVAVIPFDWQVHDTYFVVAHFHYVLIGGMVFPVFAAMYYWLPLVNGNRLSEPLSRWVFWLMFIGFNLAFFPMHITGLLGMPRRVYTYGPEMGWDGLNMVSTVGAFLFALGVVLFAVDAFRALRRPEREVGNPWNASTLEWLPSEDYGNRSIARVDSPDPLWDRPELAREVEEGRHYLPHSALGRRETIATSPVAAEPRYLLVLPGDSWLPMVAAFGTSAFFLLLTVKLYALAWLFGLVAVGGVLGWMWESDREAGQEEVEAGAGLRLRVGAQGRASHSWWATVIMLVVDASIFASFAFAYVHVSMRLQVCPPPGAALPPLAPALWSCGLLALGSLLVWLARRSLGKQRNERRLPWLVLAALGCALGSLVLDLLGWRSSLEPSASAWAAAIAALASYQGLHIALLAVLAPYLALRAWRGHLGPRSRATLDNIALVWHYTTLQGIAAVAVVRLMPLLME; translated from the coding sequence ATGATGCGGCCGGGCGGCGAACTGGAACAACTGGAAGAAGTCTGGCGCACCCGCAGCGGCTGGCGCTTCTTCTCGTCGGTGAACAACACCAACATCGGCCTGCTGTACATCGGCACGGCCCTGCTGTTCTTCCTGCTGGCCGGGGTGCTGGCCCTGCTGATGCGCCTGCAACTGGCGGTGCCCGGCAACACGCTGCTGAGCGCGGAGACCTACAACCAGGTGTTCACCATGCACGGCACGGTGATGATGTTCCTGTTCGCGATTCCGGTGGTCGAGGCGATCGCCGTCTACCTGCTGCCGAACATGCTGGGGGCGCGCGACCTGCCGTTCCCGCGCCTGTCCGCCTATGCCTACTGGGCCTATGCCTTCGGCGGCCTGGCCTTCTTCTGCACCCTGTTCGTCGGCCTGGCCCCGGACGGCGGCTGGTTCATGTACCCGCCGCTCACCGGCCTGAAGTACTCGCCGGGACTGAACGCCGACTTCTGGCTGCTCGGGATCGGCTTCATCGAGATCTCGGCGATCGCCGGCGCGATCGAACTGATCGTCGGCATCCTGTTCACCCGCGCGCCCGGCATGACGCTGGGCCGCATGCCGGTGTACGCCTGGGCGATGCTGGTGGTCGGCCTGATGATCGTATTCGCCTTCCCGGCCGTGATCGCCGGCACCGCGCTGCTCGAACTGGAGCGCGCCTTCGACTGGCCCTTCTTCATCGCCGAGCGCGGCGGCGACCCGCTGTTGTGGCAGCACCTGTTCTGGTTCTTCGGCCACCCCGAGGTCTACATCATCTTCCTGCCCGCCGCAGGCATGGTCTCGACCATGATCCCGACCATCGCTGCAACAAAGCTGGTCGGACGGCGCGCCATCATCGCGGCCCTGCTGGGCGTGGGCGTGTTCAGCTTCGGCCTGTGGGCGCACCACATGTTCACCGCCGGCCTGGGCGTGCTGGAGATGAGCTTCGTCTCGGCCGCCAGCATGGCGGTGGCGGTGCCGACCGCGATCCAGGTGTTCGCCTGGATCGCCACCCTGTGGAAGGGCAAGGTCCAGCGCGGCGCGCCGGCCCTGTTCCTGATGGGCTTCATGTTCATCTTCGTGCTGGGCGGCCTGACCGGGGTGATGGTCGCGGTGATCCCCTTCGACTGGCAGGTGCACGACACCTATTTCGTCGTCGCCCACTTCCACTACGTGCTGATCGGCGGGATGGTGTTCCCGGTGTTCGCCGCAATGTACTACTGGCTGCCGCTGGTGAACGGGAACCGCCTGTCGGAGCCGCTTTCGCGCTGGGTGTTCTGGCTGATGTTCATCGGCTTCAACCTGGCGTTCTTCCCGATGCACATCACCGGCCTGCTGGGCATGCCGCGCCGTGTCTACACCTATGGGCCGGAGATGGGATGGGATGGCCTGAACATGGTGTCGACGGTCGGCGCCTTCCTGTTCGCGCTGGGGGTCGTGCTGTTCGCCGTCGACGCCTTCCGCGCCCTGCGCCGGCCGGAGCGGGAGGTCGGCAATCCGTGGAACGCATCGACGCTTGAATGGCTGCCGTCCGAAGACTACGGCAACCGCAGCATCGCGCGCGTGGACTCGCCCGATCCGCTGTGGGACAGGCCGGAACTGGCGCGCGAAGTCGAAGAAGGCCGGCATTACCTGCCGCACAGCGCCTTGGGACGGCGCGAAACCATCGCCACCAGTCCGGTCGCGGCGGAACCGCGCTACCTGCTGGTGCTGCCCGGCGACAGCTGGCTGCCGATGGTGGCCGCCTTCGGCACCTCGGCCTTCTTCCTGCTGCTGACCGTGAAGCTGTATGCGCTGGCCTGGCTCTTCGGCCTGGTGGCGGTCGGGGGCGTGCTGGGCTGGATGTGGGAATCGGACCGTGAAGCCGGGCAGGAGGAGGTGGAGGCCGGCGCCGGGCTGCGCCTGCGGGTCGGGGCGCAGGGCCGTGCATCGCATTCCTGGTGGGCGACCGTCATCATGCTGGTGGTCGACGCCAGCATTTTCGCCTCCTTTGCCTTCGCCTACGTCCACGTGTCGATGCGCCTGCAGGTGTGCCCGCCGCCCGGTGCGGCGCTGCCGCCGCTGGCGCCGGCGCTGTGGTCCTGCGGCCTGCTGGCGCTGGGCTCCCTGCTGGTGTGGCTGGCGCGGCGCAGTCTCGGCAAGCAGCGTAATGAGCGGCGCCTGCCCTGGCTGGTGCTGGCGGCGCTCGGCTGCGCGCTGGGCTCGCTGGTGCTCGACCTGCTGGGCTGGCGCAGCAGCCTGGAGCCGTCGGCCAGTGCCTGGGCGGCGGCGATCGCGGCCCTGGCCAGCTACCAGGGCCTGCACATCGCCTTGCTGGCCGTGCTCGCCCCCTACCTGGCGCTGCGCGCCTGGCGCGGCCACCTGGGCCCGCGCAGCCGCGCCACGCTCGACAACATCGCCCTGGTCTGGCACTACACGACCCTGCAGGGCATCGCGGCGGTGGCCGTGGTGCGCCTGATGCCGCTGCTGATGGAGTGA
- a CDS encoding DNA-3-methyladenine glycosylase I, whose product MNPTRCTWANMANPRYIAYHDHEWGVPCHDETTLFEMLNLEGAQAGLSWETILNKRDNYRIAFDGWDAEKIARYDDAKVAELLANPGIVRNRLKVAAAINNARAYLALREQGSSLDRYLWSFVDRKPIVNDWPDGARPARTELSDRISKDLGKRGFKFVGSTIVYAYMQGIGMVNDHDRGCICRQD is encoded by the coding sequence ATGAACCCCACCCGCTGCACCTGGGCCAATATGGCCAACCCGCGCTACATCGCCTATCACGACCATGAGTGGGGCGTGCCCTGCCATGACGAGACCACGCTGTTCGAGATGCTGAACCTCGAGGGAGCGCAGGCCGGGCTGTCGTGGGAAACGATCCTGAACAAGCGCGACAACTACCGCATCGCCTTCGACGGCTGGGATGCGGAAAAGATCGCGCGCTATGACGACGCCAAGGTGGCCGAGCTGCTGGCCAACCCCGGCATCGTGCGCAACCGCCTGAAGGTCGCGGCCGCCATCAACAATGCCAGGGCTTACCTGGCCCTGCGCGAGCAGGGCTCGAGCCTCGACCGCTACCTGTGGTCCTTCGTCGACCGCAAGCCGATCGTCAACGACTGGCCGGACGGCGCCCGCCCGGCGCGCACCGAGCTGTCGGACCGCATCTCGAAAGACCTCGGCAAGCGCGGCTTCAAGTTCGTCGGCTCGACCATCGTGTATGCCTACATGCAGGGGATCGGCATGGTGAACGACCACGACCGCGGCTGCATCTGCCGCCAGGACTGA
- a CDS encoding alpha/beta fold hydrolase, whose translation MSIQTRNRIHVNGKGAATMVFIHGFGCDQTMWRFLAPAYADRFRIVTYDLTGCGQSDLAAYDRSKYASLHGHAADLLEILDAIGAGPAVLVGHSVGATIGMLATIAAPQRFAAQVMVGPSPCYLNDGGYVGGFNREDIDELLDTMDANYLGWSRSVAPMIMGAPNQPLLRDELTERFCRNDPGIARHFARVTFMSDHRADVPHSTAPALILQCSDDLIAPQEVGVWLHRHLPTSTLRVIRNVGHCPHMSAPAESSRAIDAFLTQALR comes from the coding sequence ATGTCCATACAGACGCGCAATCGCATCCATGTCAACGGCAAGGGTGCGGCCACCATGGTCTTCATTCATGGCTTCGGCTGTGACCAGACCATGTGGCGTTTCCTTGCGCCGGCCTACGCCGATCGCTTTCGCATCGTCACCTATGACCTGACGGGCTGCGGCCAGTCCGACCTCGCGGCCTACGACCGCAGCAAATACGCCAGCCTGCACGGCCATGCCGCCGACCTGCTCGAGATCCTCGACGCCATCGGGGCCGGGCCGGCGGTGCTGGTCGGACATTCGGTCGGCGCCACCATCGGCATGCTGGCCACGATCGCGGCGCCGCAGCGCTTTGCCGCCCAGGTCATGGTCGGCCCTTCGCCCTGCTACCTCAACGACGGCGGCTATGTGGGCGGCTTCAACCGCGAGGACATCGACGAGCTGCTCGACACCATGGACGCGAACTACCTCGGCTGGTCGCGCAGCGTGGCGCCGATGATCATGGGCGCGCCGAACCAGCCGCTGCTGCGCGACGAACTCACCGAGCGCTTCTGCCGGAACGATCCCGGCATCGCCCGCCACTTCGCGCGCGTGACCTTCATGTCGGACCACCGCGCCGACGTTCCGCACTCGACGGCGCCGGCCCTGATCCTGCAATGCAGCGACGACCTGATCGCGCCGCAGGAAGTCGGCGTCTGGCTGCACCGCCACCTCCCGACCAGCACGCTGCGCGTGATCCGCAACGTCGGCCACTGCCCGCACATGAGCGCGCCGGCCGAGAGTTCGCGCGCGATCGACGCCTTCCTCACGCAAGCCCTGCGCTGA
- a CDS encoding PLP-dependent aminotransferase family protein: MHVHDILAAIPLERDGAAPLFRQLYQRMKEAILAGDIAPSARLPATRELGRLLTVSRQTVLAAYEQLMAEGYLEGAVGKGTFVSASLPASASRAPPEDGAPPLLRPLSARGEAMAAAMARVRHHEGPLRTFRISMPGLDLFPFEVWRKLEARHWRRREIPLGYGAAAGHPPLRELLCAYLKASRGVRCAPEQIVVTTGSQQALYLLAQLLLAPGEGVWLESPGYQGALAPFAVAGARICPVPVDAEGMDVAYAADRYPDARLAFATPSHQLPLGVTMSLGRRLELLRWAQAKRAWIVEDDYDSEYRYTGPPLASLQSLDRAGCVIYVGTLSKVLFPGLRLGYIVAPPGLVEPLARAKAVVDRHSPIVPQAVLADFIQEGHFARHIRRTRDAYGERRLALLEALQGRLGGVLACGPSDAGLDLCVGVTNGLGEPEAVARAVAGGVDVRPLSYYTNPDAGPDCAVPPGMLLGFSAFTPAQIRTGVARLEAAICSAGRR; encoded by the coding sequence ATGCACGTCCACGACATCCTCGCCGCCATCCCGCTCGAACGGGATGGCGCCGCACCGCTGTTCCGCCAGCTCTACCAGCGCATGAAGGAAGCCATCCTGGCCGGCGACATCGCCCCGTCCGCGCGGCTGCCGGCCACGCGCGAGCTGGGCCGGCTGTTGACGGTCTCGCGCCAGACCGTGCTGGCCGCCTACGAGCAGCTGATGGCCGAGGGCTACCTGGAGGGCGCGGTCGGGAAGGGGACCTTCGTGAGCGCCTCGCTGCCGGCGTCGGCCAGCCGTGCGCCGCCTGAAGACGGCGCGCCGCCGCTGCTGCGTCCCTTATCGGCGCGCGGCGAAGCGATGGCGGCGGCGATGGCGCGCGTGCGCCACCACGAGGGCCCGCTGCGCACTTTCCGCATCAGCATGCCGGGCCTGGACCTGTTCCCCTTCGAGGTCTGGCGCAAGCTCGAGGCGCGCCACTGGCGCCGCCGTGAAATCCCGCTGGGCTATGGCGCGGCAGCCGGCCATCCGCCGCTGCGCGAACTGCTGTGCGCCTATCTGAAAGCGTCGCGCGGGGTGCGCTGCGCGCCGGAGCAGATCGTCGTCACCACCGGTTCCCAGCAGGCCCTGTACCTGCTGGCCCAGCTGCTGCTGGCGCCGGGCGAGGGCGTGTGGCTGGAGTCGCCCGGCTACCAGGGCGCGCTGGCGCCGTTCGCGGTGGCCGGGGCGCGGATCTGCCCGGTGCCGGTCGACGCCGAAGGCATGGATGTGGCGTATGCCGCGGACCGCTATCCGGACGCGCGCCTGGCGTTCGCGACACCCTCGCACCAGCTGCCGCTGGGCGTGACCATGAGCCTGGGGCGGCGCCTGGAACTGCTGCGCTGGGCCCAGGCGAAACGCGCCTGGATCGTGGAGGACGACTACGACAGCGAATACCGCTACACCGGCCCGCCGCTGGCCTCGCTGCAAAGCCTCGATCGCGCGGGCTGCGTGATCTACGTCGGCACCCTGTCGAAGGTGCTGTTCCCGGGGCTGCGCCTGGGCTATATCGTGGCGCCCCCGGGCCTGGTCGAGCCGCTGGCGCGCGCCAAGGCGGTGGTCGACCGCCACAGCCCGATCGTGCCGCAGGCGGTGCTGGCCGACTTCATCCAGGAAGGCCACTTCGCGCGCCACATCCGGCGCACCCGCGACGCGTATGGCGAACGGCGGCTCGCGCTGCTGGAAGCGCTGCAGGGCCGCCTGGGCGGCGTACTGGCCTGCGGCCCGTCCGACGCCGGGCTGGATTTGTGCGTGGGCGTCACAAATGGCCTGGGCGAGCCTGAAGCGGTCGCGCGCGCCGTCGCCGGCGGGGTCGACGTGCGGCCGCTGTCCTATTACACGAACCCGGACGCCGGCCCCGATTGCGCGGTGCCGCCCGGGATGCTGCTCGGCTTTTCGGCATTTACGCCGGCGCAGATCCGCACCGGGGTGGCGCGCCTGGAAGCGGCTATCTGCTCAGCAGGTAGGCGCTGA
- a CDS encoding c-type cytochrome: MTAPESAPLQSVLHPAGADAHLIGQFAWVLFGAGALIFVAMMALLALSLRRHAQPVRPGLWIAGAGVALPVLLLTALLGWSTWRSAGLAPQGSAQLSGNALAISVTARMWWWEVRYRDPASGREIAAANEIRIPAGRTVYLGLNAADVIHSLWVPSLAGKRDMIPGRVTGLTLRADKPGVYRGQCAEYCGIQHAHMALHVVALAPAEFEAWLAQQARPAQAPAAGLPARGRAAFFEQRCQNCHTIRGVAESAQLGPDLTHVGSRLQIGAGLLRNHRGALAGWIADPQALKPGVFMPAASGIDGESLRALAAYLEGLK, translated from the coding sequence ATGACGGCGCCGGAGAGCGCGCCGCTGCAGTCGGTGCTGCACCCGGCCGGCGCCGATGCGCACCTCATCGGCCAGTTCGCCTGGGTGCTGTTCGGCGCCGGCGCCCTGATCTTTGTCGCCATGATGGCCCTGCTGGCGCTCAGCCTGCGCCGCCATGCGCAGCCGGTGCGTCCCGGCCTGTGGATCGCCGGCGCCGGCGTGGCCCTGCCGGTGCTGCTGCTGACCGCCCTGCTGGGCTGGAGCACCTGGCGCAGCGCCGGGCTGGCGCCGCAAGGCTCCGCCCAGCTTTCCGGTAACGCACTGGCGATATCCGTGACCGCCAGGATGTGGTGGTGGGAAGTCCGCTACCGCGACCCGGCGAGCGGACGCGAGATCGCCGCCGCCAACGAGATCCGCATCCCGGCCGGGCGCACGGTCTACCTGGGCCTGAATGCGGCCGACGTGATCCACAGCCTGTGGGTGCCGTCGCTGGCGGGCAAGCGCGACATGATCCCGGGCCGCGTCACCGGCCTGACCCTGCGCGCCGACAAACCGGGCGTCTACCGCGGCCAGTGCGCCGAGTACTGCGGCATCCAGCACGCGCACATGGCATTGCACGTGGTGGCGCTGGCGCCGGCCGAATTCGAGGCCTGGCTGGCGCAGCAGGCCAGGCCCGCGCAGGCGCCCGCAGCGGGGCTGCCGGCGCGCGGGCGCGCCGCCTTCTTCGAACAGCGCTGCCAGAACTGCCACACGATCCGCGGCGTGGCCGAGAGCGCGCAGCTGGGGCCGGACCTGACCCACGTCGGCAGCCGCCTGCAGATCGGCGCCGGCCTGCTGCGCAACCATCGCGGCGCGCTGGCCGGCTGGATCGCCGACCCGCAGGCCCTGAAACCCGGCGTGTTCATGCCCGCCGCCTCCGGCATCGACGGCGAATCGCTGCGCGCGCTGGCGGCTTATCTGGAGGGGCTGAAATGA
- a CDS encoding c-type cytochrome produces MPSSRTRLVLKTAVFTLLAAAGVGAAAGFALFRSGLYNVAATTPHLQAVYSLLERAMRYSVEHHASTVAAPRLGESAQVLRGAGLYSEHCAQCHGGPGTAPAAHGMSMQPAPGPLVDASARWKPRELYWITRHGIKMSGMPAWEVRLNEADTWAVVAFLTQLPGLDAGAYREMTRTRPGPGAQDLPLPASPRTVSAHGELLRGDAGRGKRVLAQYACQSCHRIPGITGSDVNVGRTLDDLAKRRIIAGLLPNGQDNLVRWIRNPQAVDPDTAMPNMGVTERDALDISAYLLSR; encoded by the coding sequence GTGCCCTCCTCCCGCACCCGCCTGGTCCTCAAGACCGCCGTATTCACGCTGCTCGCCGCGGCCGGCGTGGGCGCGGCCGCCGGCTTTGCGCTGTTCCGCTCCGGCCTGTACAACGTCGCCGCCACCACCCCGCACCTCCAGGCCGTCTACAGCCTGCTCGAACGGGCCATGCGCTACTCGGTGGAGCACCATGCGAGCACGGTCGCCGCGCCGCGCCTGGGCGAGTCGGCCCAGGTGCTGCGCGGCGCGGGCCTCTACAGCGAGCATTGCGCCCAGTGCCACGGCGGCCCGGGCACGGCGCCGGCGGCGCACGGCATGAGCATGCAGCCGGCACCCGGCCCGCTGGTCGACGCCAGCGCGCGCTGGAAGCCGCGCGAGCTGTACTGGATCACGCGCCACGGCATCAAGATGAGCGGAATGCCGGCCTGGGAAGTGCGCCTGAACGAGGCCGACACCTGGGCGGTGGTGGCCTTCCTCACGCAGTTGCCGGGGCTCGATGCCGGCGCCTACCGCGAAATGACCAGGACCCGGCCCGGTCCCGGGGCGCAGGACCTGCCGCTGCCGGCTTCGCCTCGCACCGTCTCGGCCCACGGCGAACTGCTGCGCGGCGACGCGGGCCGCGGCAAGCGGGTGCTGGCCCAGTATGCCTGCCAGTCCTGCCACCGCATCCCCGGCATCACCGGGTCCGATGTGAACGTCGGCCGCACGCTGGACGACCTGGCGAAGCGCCGCATCATCGCCGGCCTGCTGCCCAACGGCCAGGACAACCTGGTGCGCTGGATTCGCAACCCGCAGGCCGTCGACCCGGATACGGCGATGCCGAACATGGGCGTGACCGAGCGCGATGCACTGGACATCAGCGCCTACCTGCTGAGCAGATAG
- a CDS encoding cytochrome c family protein — translation MPFRSFRLPACAILCAALMAACGGKEDERKVAGGDASTGKRLVTQYQCGACHRIPDIPGAGGEAGPDLEHFAKLSYIAGRIPNQPDRLTAWLLDPPALKPGTAMPAMGLTEQEARHMAAFLYTRK, via the coding sequence ATGCCATTCCGATCCTTCCGCCTGCCCGCCTGCGCGATCCTGTGCGCGGCCTTGATGGCCGCCTGCGGCGGCAAGGAGGACGAGCGCAAGGTGGCGGGCGGCGATGCATCGACCGGCAAGCGCCTGGTGACCCAGTACCAGTGCGGCGCCTGCCACAGGATTCCGGATATCCCGGGGGCGGGCGGCGAGGCCGGGCCGGACCTGGAACATTTCGCAAAGCTGAGCTATATCGCGGGACGCATCCCCAACCAGCCGGACCGGCTCACCGCCTGGCTGCTCGATCCGCCCGCCCTGAAGCCCGGCACCGCGATGCCGGCCATGGGCCTGACCGAGCAGGAAGCGCGCCATATGGCGGCCTTCCTGTACACGCGTAAATGA
- a CDS encoding OsmC family protein, whose amino-acid sequence MKTFEATLAWDRGAQPFGDQRYSRAHTWQFDGGLSVPASSSPLSVPLPMSDPAAVDPEEALVAAASSCHMLFFLSLAAARGLVVDSYRDRATGILDGDERGRQAIVRIVLRPRIAFAGAPPEAAVLAGLHREAHARCYIASSLRGEVVVEEEA is encoded by the coding sequence ATGAAAACCTTCGAAGCCACGCTGGCCTGGGACCGCGGCGCCCAGCCCTTCGGCGACCAGCGCTACAGCCGCGCGCATACCTGGCAATTCGACGGCGGCCTGTCGGTGCCGGCCTCGTCCTCGCCGCTGTCGGTGCCGCTGCCGATGTCCGATCCGGCCGCGGTCGATCCGGAAGAGGCGCTGGTGGCGGCCGCGAGCAGCTGCCACATGCTGTTCTTCCTGTCGCTGGCGGCGGCGCGCGGGCTGGTGGTCGACAGCTACCGCGACCGCGCCACCGGCATCCTCGACGGCGACGAGCGCGGACGCCAGGCGATCGTGCGCATCGTGCTGCGTCCGCGCATCGCCTTCGCCGGCGCGCCGCCGGAGGCCGCCGTACTGGCCGGCCTGCACCGGGAGGCCCATGCGCGCTGCTACATCGCCAGCTCGCTGCGCGGCGAAGTCGTGGTCGAGGAGGAAGCCTGA
- a CDS encoding FMN-binding negative transcriptional regulator, producing the protein MYVPQHFAEDRLEVLHGLIEAHPLGALVRLEEDGLAADHLPFELAPPSGEAPYGLLRAHVARSNPLWRQDGAAVLVLFQGPSGYVSPALYDARAVDGRVVPTWNYAVVHAHGRLRSVDDAAWLLAHMGRMTRRQEGRDHGHGWEVEDAPRDYIDKLVRATVGIEIVIERLQGKWKASQNRGEAERARIAHATGMAAFQAPGWP; encoded by the coding sequence ATGTACGTTCCGCAGCACTTTGCCGAGGACCGCCTCGAGGTCCTGCACGGCCTGATCGAAGCCCATCCGCTGGGCGCCCTGGTGCGCCTGGAGGAAGACGGACTGGCCGCCGACCATCTCCCCTTCGAGCTCGCGCCGCCCTCCGGCGAGGCGCCGTACGGCCTGCTGCGCGCCCACGTGGCGCGATCCAATCCGCTGTGGCGCCAGGACGGCGCGGCGGTGCTGGTGCTGTTCCAGGGACCGTCCGGCTATGTCTCGCCGGCGCTCTACGATGCCAGGGCCGTCGACGGGCGGGTGGTCCCGACCTGGAACTACGCGGTCGTGCACGCGCACGGGCGCCTGCGCAGCGTCGACGACGCCGCCTGGCTGCTGGCCCACATGGGCCGGATGACGCGCCGCCAGGAAGGCCGGGACCACGGCCACGGCTGGGAGGTCGAGGATGCGCCGCGCGACTATATCGACAAACTGGTGCGGGCCACGGTGGGCATCGAGATCGTGATCGAACGCCTGCAGGGCAAGTGGAAAGCCAGCCAGAACCGCGGCGAAGCCGAGCGCGCGCGCATCGCGCATGCGACCGGCATGGCAGCCTTCCAGGCGCCGGGCTGGCCATAA